A stretch of Dietzia lutea DNA encodes these proteins:
- a CDS encoding LytR C-terminal domain-containing protein: MSSQSENPQYAPQPGDSDHGDPRYDDAQYGDPRDGGPYDADGPYGPGAGGPDEPSGPPYRAIAMVLLSAVVLAVGIGLVQLFGGDDDEAATTADEGTSQVEQDGQAGQDADGQPAQGEGGGAEGAPDQGGAPARQDGAEGAPGEAGGDAPPADPASPAQPGGQPPAGQPGGAGPDVTAVPVQIFNNSTVTGLAGRTGEALRESGFAVGDVANMPSNRGVVAESTAFYGTGPGEQQAAQAIADQLGITAQPRPADLAGEAPGVIVIVTQDLDR, translated from the coding sequence GTGAGCTCCCAGTCCGAGAACCCGCAGTACGCCCCGCAGCCCGGCGATTCCGACCACGGCGATCCCCGGTACGACGACGCACAGTACGGCGACCCCCGGGACGGCGGCCCGTACGACGCCGACGGTCCGTACGGCCCGGGCGCGGGCGGCCCCGACGAGCCGAGCGGCCCGCCGTACCGCGCCATCGCGATGGTGCTGTTGTCGGCGGTCGTGCTGGCCGTGGGCATCGGACTGGTGCAGCTGTTCGGGGGCGACGACGACGAGGCGGCCACCACCGCCGACGAGGGCACCTCCCAGGTCGAGCAGGACGGACAGGCCGGTCAGGACGCCGACGGCCAGCCCGCGCAGGGTGAGGGCGGCGGCGCCGAGGGTGCCCCCGACCAGGGCGGCGCCCCCGCCCGTCAGGACGGTGCCGAGGGCGCTCCCGGCGAGGCCGGCGGAGACGCTCCGCCCGCCGATCCGGCGTCCCCCGCCCAGCCAGGCGGTCAGCCGCCGGCGGGTCAGCCCGGCGGGGCCGGGCCGGATGTGACGGCCGTGCCGGTGCAGATCTTCAACAACAGCACCGTCACCGGCCTCGCCGGCCGCACCGGCGAGGCGCTGCGCGAGAGCGGCTTCGCGGTGGGCGACGTGGCCAACATGCCGTCCAACCGCGGCGTGGTGGCGGAATCCACCGCCTTCTACGGCACCGGGCCCGGTGAGCAGCAGGCCGCGCAGGCGATCGCCGACCAGCTGGGGATCACCGCGCAGCCGCGGCCGGCGGACCTGGCGGGGGAGGCTCCCGGCGTGATCGTGATCGTCACCCAGGATCTCGACCGCTGA
- a CDS encoding GNAT family N-acetyltransferase, producing MAEQDRGLSGRSRWNAGRHVAVGERVVVRRHLAPGEASHLYTDVIGHVVALEPELVVRRESGEELRIPDADVAVLKVLPPRPVRARDVRAHEYAGALAWPCPEFELVDGWFCRAGDDWSYRGNSAVPVLPWASCEDLDGVRDWYAARGLPLRLVDVERLVTAERMALDGAPVDPARIHADRDLFLCTADSEALLAVVDAAFPADTRPAVTLADRPDDDWLALYHATADLDPERVRPAMLATAGILTDGPDSGDPGPGGHVVFARLESGGELAAIARGAVTVGPDGQARVAVSCVQTADAHRRRGLAEVVTGALVDWGLGLGARECHLHVFADNTAGRGLWAKLGLEPHHSLRHLVVVD from the coding sequence ATGGCTGAGCAGGACCGGGGCCTGTCGGGTCGGTCCCGGTGGAACGCCGGCCGCCACGTGGCGGTGGGCGAACGCGTGGTCGTGCGTCGCCATCTGGCTCCCGGTGAGGCCTCGCACCTGTACACGGACGTCATCGGTCACGTGGTGGCGCTCGAGCCGGAACTGGTCGTCCGCCGGGAGTCCGGCGAGGAGCTGCGGATCCCCGACGCGGACGTCGCCGTGCTCAAGGTCCTGCCGCCGCGGCCGGTGCGGGCCCGCGACGTCCGGGCGCACGAGTACGCGGGGGCGCTGGCGTGGCCGTGCCCCGAGTTCGAGCTGGTCGACGGCTGGTTCTGTCGGGCTGGCGACGACTGGTCGTATCGCGGGAACTCGGCCGTGCCCGTCCTGCCGTGGGCCAGCTGCGAGGACCTGGACGGCGTGCGCGACTGGTACGCCGCCCGCGGACTGCCGCTGCGGCTGGTCGACGTCGAGCGACTCGTCACGGCCGAGCGGATGGCGCTCGACGGCGCCCCCGTGGACCCGGCGCGCATCCACGCCGACCGCGACCTGTTCCTCTGCACGGCCGACAGCGAGGCGCTCCTCGCCGTGGTCGACGCCGCCTTCCCCGCCGACACGCGGCCCGCCGTCACCCTGGCCGACCGCCCCGACGACGACTGGCTGGCCCTCTACCACGCCACCGCCGACCTGGACCCCGAGCGCGTGCGGCCCGCGATGCTCGCCACGGCCGGCATCCTCACCGACGGGCCGGACAGCGGCGACCCCGGCCCCGGCGGCCACGTCGTGTTCGCCCGCCTCGAGTCCGGCGGCGAACTGGCCGCCATCGCCCGCGGCGCCGTCACCGTCGGCCCCGACGGGCAGGCGCGCGTCGCCGTGTCCTGCGTGCAGACCGCCGACGCCCACCGCCGCCGCGGCCTCGCCGAGGTCGTCACCGGCGCGCTCGTCGACTGGGGACTCGGCCTCGGCGCGCGGGAGTGTCACCTGCACGTGTTCGCGGACAACACCGCCGGGCGCGGCCTGTGGGCCAAGCTCGGACTCGAACCACACCATTCGCTGCGGCACCTCGTCGTCGTCGACTAG
- a CDS encoding exodeoxyribonuclease III, translating into MRLATWNVNSIRARKDRVLAWLDRSDVDVLAMQETKCKDDQFPEVDFRELGYEVTHHGLSQWNGVAVASRVGLEDVRLGFDGMPGFHKDPEQSQDPEARAISAVCDGVRVYSLYVPNGRELSDPHYTYKLEWLARLRDHASAELVADPDAQVALVGDWNVAPLDEDVWDMEVFEGKTHVSGPERLAFAAFDGAGFREVTREYTPGPGVYTYWDYTGLSFPKRKGMRIDFQLHSPALAARVTGAFIDREERKGKGASDHAPVVVELD; encoded by the coding sequence ATGCGCCTGGCCACCTGGAATGTGAACTCGATCCGAGCCCGCAAGGACCGCGTGCTCGCCTGGCTCGACCGGTCCGACGTCGACGTCCTGGCGATGCAGGAGACCAAGTGCAAGGACGACCAGTTCCCCGAGGTGGACTTCCGCGAACTGGGCTACGAGGTCACCCACCACGGACTGAGCCAGTGGAACGGCGTCGCCGTGGCCTCGCGCGTCGGGCTCGAGGACGTGCGGCTGGGCTTCGACGGCATGCCCGGCTTCCACAAGGACCCCGAGCAGTCGCAGGACCCGGAGGCGCGCGCCATCTCCGCGGTGTGCGACGGCGTCCGCGTCTACAGCCTGTACGTGCCCAACGGCCGTGAGCTGTCCGACCCGCACTACACCTACAAGCTCGAGTGGCTGGCCCGACTGCGTGACCACGCCTCCGCCGAGCTGGTCGCCGACCCCGACGCCCAGGTCGCGCTCGTGGGCGACTGGAACGTCGCGCCGCTCGACGAGGACGTGTGGGACATGGAGGTCTTCGAGGGCAAGACCCACGTCTCCGGGCCCGAGCGACTGGCGTTCGCCGCCTTCGACGGCGCCGGTTTCCGCGAGGTCACCCGCGAGTACACCCCCGGGCCGGGCGTCTACACGTACTGGGACTACACCGGACTCAGCTTCCCCAAGCGCAAGGGCATGCGCATCGACTTCCAGCTGCACTCCCCCGCGCTGGCCGCCCGCGTCACCGGCGCCTTTATCGACCGCGAGGAGCGCAAGGGCAAGGGCGCCTCCGACCACGCGCCCGTCGTGGTGGAACTCGACTGA
- a CDS encoding DUF3263 domain-containing protein yields MGRSAASTREATTGGDREDELHAADPVLSERDQKMLEFERQWWKFAGSKEEAIRQQFDMSGTRYFQILNDLIDRPEALAADPLLVKRLRRMRSSRQKARAARNLGMRLD; encoded by the coding sequence ATGGGTCGATCGGCTGCCTCGACGCGTGAGGCAACCACCGGAGGCGACCGGGAGGACGAGCTGCACGCCGCCGACCCCGTCCTGTCGGAGCGGGATCAGAAGATGCTCGAGTTCGAGCGGCAGTGGTGGAAGTTCGCCGGCTCCAAGGAGGAGGCGATCCGGCAGCAGTTCGACATGTCGGGCACCCGCTACTTCCAGATCCTCAACGACCTCATCGACCGCCCCGAGGCGCTGGCCGCTGACCCCCTCCTCGTCAAGCGCCTGCGCCGCATGCGTTCCAGCCGCCAGAAGGCACGCGCGGCGCGCAACCTGGGAATGCGCCTCGACTGA
- a CDS encoding peptide deformylase, translated as MAVRPIVILGDPALHAPTEPVTESPEEIADLVQDLYDTMDAANGVGLAANQIGVRKRVFVYDCPDLDSENGEGLSREEVEARGGWLNRRGCVINPVLETSEIPETMPDPEDDLEGCLSVPGVNFPRGRAWWARVTGTDEHGEPVSVEGYGLFARCLQHEVGHLDGFVYTDHLIGRNKKAAKRHIRDAGWGVPGLSWDPVTDPDPFADEEDWDGDDDEVVTDHG; from the coding sequence ATGGCCGTCCGTCCCATCGTCATCCTCGGCGATCCCGCGCTCCACGCGCCCACCGAACCCGTCACCGAGTCCCCCGAGGAGATCGCGGACCTCGTTCAAGACCTCTACGACACCATGGACGCCGCCAACGGGGTGGGACTGGCCGCCAACCAGATCGGCGTCCGCAAGCGCGTGTTCGTCTACGACTGCCCCGACCTGGACAGCGAGAACGGCGAGGGCCTCTCCCGCGAGGAGGTCGAGGCGCGCGGCGGCTGGCTCAACCGGCGCGGCTGCGTCATCAACCCGGTGCTCGAGACGTCCGAGATCCCCGAGACCATGCCGGACCCCGAGGACGACCTCGAGGGCTGCCTCTCCGTCCCGGGCGTCAACTTCCCGCGTGGCCGCGCGTGGTGGGCGCGCGTGACGGGTACCGACGAGCACGGCGAGCCGGTGTCGGTGGAGGGGTACGGCCTGTTCGCCCGCTGCCTGCAGCACGAGGTCGGCCACCTGGACGGCTTCGTCTACACCGACCATCTCATCGGGCGGAACAAGAAGGCTGCCAAGCGCCACATCCGCGACGCGGGCTGGGGCGTGCCGGGCCTGAGCTGGGATCCGGTCACCGACCCGGACCCGTTCGCCGACGAGGAGGACTGGGACGGCGACGACGACGAGGTCGTCACCGACCATGGCTGA